The following DNA comes from Anopheles arabiensis isolate DONGOLA chromosome 3, AaraD3, whole genome shotgun sequence.
CATCGTGTAGGCACCGTAGCGAGGTACCGCGACCAGCAGCAGATTCATCAGGAGCCACGCGGCAAACGATGCCCTAGAAAGTGGAAGCAGTACAAATTGAATGTCACACCGAATTGAATGTTTCGCGCATCGCGCACAATACAGTACCATAGCAGAATGCTGGCATAGTAACCGGCAGCCCGGTACTGGCCGCCCCAGGCGAACCCTTCCTGGCCGAGGCTGAAGTACTCTGCCACCGTCAGTATCGGGTAGGGTAGTCCGCGCTGCAGTGCATCGCGGTAGGAGTTGCCCATATCGTTCGCCTGATTCCAGCTGAATCGCTCGTTGAAATCAATGTCCGGCGGTGTCCAGTTGCCGAGCGGTAGCGCCGTCAGGGTGATGTTGATGTGCATCAGCCCGATGTGCGCACCGATGCGGGCGGGCAGCTTCTCCCGCGAGAACGCACGGTACGGTGCAACGATCGTCGATTGGGCCACATGCCAGCCGGAGCCAAGGCGACTTACTGCGCGGTTGGATGTTGGAAGTCGTCGGGGTCACGAGATGCACAGCAGTCGAAacggcaacaaacaaacaaacaaacgcacaagGAAGGAGAGCCGAGAAGTTAAGATCTTGGTTAGTTTCGTTTAGTGTTTTAGTGCCCGGGGCCCGCGTGACCTTGGTGCGGAAATGGTCACATTCTGCGGTAGCGATTGTAAGCTGATTGTTCCGGTCCGGTCGAAACCTAACtcctactactgctgctatgTGTGGAAGAAGCTATAAGCTGTTTAAGCTGCTGATGAGTCGCTTTTGcgaaatgtttttcttcttgttgtgGGTTGTTTTTGCGAATCCCATTCAACCGTTTCCTCTTCTACCCGCTCgatgtgattttattttagctcATTAACAACGGCAACAACTTTTGGAGTGCtggtttttggggggagcAAAAAGTAATACGCACAAAAACTGGCGACTCATTTAAGTCGacaaaaaatacttcaaatCCCGACACAGCTTAAGAGCAAGTAACACGGACCAGCGAAAAGGCGCACATCCGGGCATAGAATAAAGTTGCTGTGGAAATGAGATTTAAGCATTGTAAGCGATGGTATCTTTGATCATTGTGGCAAATGTTGATCACCGAGGGAAGCCGCCTAGCTCACCATGAAGGAAGAAGTGACGATCGTTTTATGCTTGATGCTTAACCATGGCTAGAGCAAGACAAAGTTGCAACCCGAACATGATGTTTCATTGTGCTGTTCGCAACAACGGTTTCAATGAAATACTAATCAATGAGCGGAGTCTGCCTGCGTGAGAGTATTAGCAGCTAGGAGGGAAATGGTATAAAGGCTGTACAGCACACAGGATATGGCTGATAAGCTTGAATTTAGCACTACCATCCGCATTTTTGTGGTAAAATATAGTCCTAAAATATTTAGACAGAATTGTTGAACCATGACAAACGACCGACTTTAGAGACTAAATATCAATatcaagtttttgtttcctAAAACAACTGATCCTACAACATTAGTTTACATATACACTATTTACACTATTTTTTGCTTACCTAATATGACTAGTCCAACAAACAGACTTAAGGTAACGGTAGTGAAAGTTGTAAATTTctgtagaaagaaaaaaaaaataaaacagaaaacgtAAATAATAACACCACGAATTAAATACATTTGTCTCTAAGCCATAATCACCCAAGGATATATCAATTAAAAGAGTATGCTTGCACCGATGTTATTAATTGAATGCGTTAGGTGCATTTGTGTAAGGTACAAATTATAAATCTCTTGCCCACACACGCCTCGATATAACCATACACAGTCGGTACAAATAAATCACTTAACCCGTATGTTTCTCGATTGCAGCTTCTAATCGTGCAATAAATCAACCAAAGCGATCAATTTAGCGCAACCCTAGTAAGCAGCATTTAACCTGCCTCTGCTACTGTTTGCGCCCATTTAAAATTCCGCCCAAACCGGGCGAAAACAGAGAcagcgagagtgagagagagagagagagagagagagagagagagatcgtagaccaaaaaaagggaaagaaaatctGTAAAACACAAACCCACGGAGGAATGCTTTTCAGCTTTCTATGTTAACAAATGTTTGCAAACATCAATTTATTGGCCATCAATCAAACACCGAATCGCGCCGGGTGCAAATCACTGACCGGTGGAGACGAATTGAGCGACGTGATCGGCTCTGCCGGTCAGTGCGTGACCAATCGCGGTAGTTTGTGGGACCAAGCTGTGGGAGGTTTGATCATAACGTGCCGAAATTCACGCGCTTACCGCATGCCCTGGATGGATGGTTGGTTTGCTGCAACCGGGACGAGATCGATCGGTTACCCCTTGTAATCCTAAATGAACTGGCAGGAACAGTCGTGAGCGCAACGTGCAACATGGCCAACACGGCACACGGTAATAATAATTTCTCGACATGAATTTATGCCGCATCTCATTAAACCTATTAAAATATCTTCCAAAAACGGGCACCCTTTGCGGACCACCGTGAAGCGGTGTGGGCTGTTTGGCTGGTGCAGTCTAACAAACGTTGGTACAATAATATCGAGCATTGCGTTAGTTTGCACTTGCGCGACGGTACGCTACGGGCGGAAAAGTAGCGTGCAAAAACCTGGCAAGGTTGAGGCGATCGTGCAATAGCTTGTAGTTGACGATCGAATTGTTTACCTTTGGCATGGGACTTTTTACGACGCCAAATATTGATCCACGATAAAACACTCTGCTTGAAATGGTTCAGCGTACGGTGTAATGTAGTGTGTGCAGTTGTTTGAAGAGATCAGGAATCGGCTGCCCACAAGAATATTTCATGTATGAGTGATTAAaaaatttgatgttattttattttatttcaccttTTCAAATTTGAACCTCAATGCAATGAATGTTGCGTATGACGAATTAACAATATTGAGTTTCTGGTTGTATCACAGTTGTATAGTATATGAATACAAGTTTAAAAGATTCGACAGTTGTGTATGGAACGAGCAATAGAAATTGAATAATAGAAACCCTTCTGGTAAAAATTAAAACGTCTTTCATCTCGCAAGCCAAAAATAAAGAACGTATTGTAATGTACTGAGCaatttacaggggtttccaagtcAATTTCGAATAAGTAcatcattacagggttttgcaAGTCACTTTCTAATGTGCACAcaattattcaccgcatcGAAGACAGCAAGTTTTTCAACAGCagtcaaatggtttatttacttcaaaatgaaatttcagttttaacacatggttttcaacacataacaaagaacttcCAAACTATTATTATTGAAATAGAAATGGAGCCGGTGGTTATACAGTCGTTAACTcttacgacttaacaacatgcccatcatgggttcgaGTCCCTAGTAGATCGTGCCCCcttacgtaggactgactatcctgctatggtaacaataagtcactgaaagccaagctcacttcactagtgggtacagtcAGGCTttgaccggcagcggttgttgtgccaaagaagaagattattgaaatgaaatatcagattgatgtggattaacatcttgcacgcggtgaataacaatccacatcaatctgatgtttcatttccatcgtaataatttttaattttttcagcatgattttcaacaagactcaagctggattgagctTGACAgttctttttaatgtgttgaaaatcatgttttaaaactgaaatttcattttgaagcaaataacCCATTTCACAGcggttgaaaaacatcttcgatgcggtgaataattatgtgcacattagaaagtgacttggaaaaccctgtaacaatGGTTACATTCGAATTTGACTTAAAAAACTTTGTAAAGATTCAGTGCataaacatgattttcaacatatcacctagaactgtcaaactcgaTCCCGCTTGAGACGTATTAGAAGCTTTATGTAGAATAACCGGtaaattattgtgatgcaaatacaacatttggaGCTGTTAAAACATCTTGCaagcaataaaacattttgttaacattttaaattgattcGGAAAACCATTTAAATGCATATTGACCAAAGAAATATGTTTGAAAATTAGTAAGAAATGAAAGGATCATTTAGAAAAATACAGTCACTTCTGTGCCTTCATCTGGTACAATCAATCCTTGGTTAAATTTATGGTTTTTTGAAGACGCTGCAAACAAGAGAGCACCCAATATTTAACTCCAAGTATTCATAAAGAGTTATTAGTAGAATagataagaagaaaatattgGCAATTTAGTAGATCTAGCATGATGATGCAACGGATAATTTTCGCCCATAATATTTCTTATAAAATTTTCCTCCCATTTTAAGAATTTTACATGAAAAATTAAGCTTTTTAACTGCTAGCTTTAAGTTTACAGTGTTTAGCAAACATTTCAACACATCGATTTGATATGTGCGTTACAGCATCTCCACCTACATACCTGCTTCCTTACACCCGGGAAAATGACCAGAAACGCCAAATACACGGTGGCGAACATCACACAAACCGCCACGATGGAGACATCGCCCGTGACGGGGGTACGATTAGAGAACGAGTAAAGCGTTGGCGCTCCGTCATCGCGGAACGCGTCAAACCAGCCCTTCATTGTTTAAAGGGTTCCTATTTTGAATAACGTCTGTGGAGACCTGCGGAACGAGAAGAGGGAAAAGAGAGAATGTTActgaaaaatatgcaaaaacgaaacacGGATGAAGGCATTTGAGAGGCAAAGGCAAAATTGCACCACGAGTCGGTGTATTAGATAACGGGTTTAGGGTATAGCGATGGTACCATACATTATGACACCCATTGCAAAGAAACAATACCCCGGAAGAACACTAACACAGCTTGGGGAACTCTTAGCGATTTGCACCTGTAGAAAACGGTGTAGATAAAAGTGTTCAGCCCATGTTGGCAGCAGGTGAGGACAGTTAAACAGGAGGCAAATATAATTAGTCGTTTTAAATAATTGGACTTTTGGTTGAGTTTCCTTGTTCGGGGAAGAGACGACATATCATGGACGTGATCGTACTTTCTCGAGTTAAAATGGATTACTAGTGCACAGTAATTGTACGTAATGGAAAgtaagaaataatttaaaaaaagtattaaTATAAGAATTTTCTCATTTAcgacgagcaaaaaaaaactacttcaaATTAGAAGCAACATCATCGAACCAACGCAAAGAAGCGATAGAAACCAAGAAGAAGCATTACATATAGTGATGACATGTATCTCATTTATCAGATGCTCACTTATCTCATCTAACGTCTCTCAGCACTTGCGGAGGTAAAACGGGctgtgtcgtttttttatgCGGAATTTCAAAATATCATTACTCATGCCCACAATCTACAGCAACCACCCACGTAACTGTTAATAATGCGGGGAGTGCTGGTTTGTATGCGAGTGAAATATATATTAAACGATCAGCGATCATGCATTATTCTGTTGAAAGATGTGCGTAGAGTACAAGAAGCTACGTCACAAAGtgaaatatttgaatttttaaacaatattcttttttaaacatttactAAAAGCACTGCTAAGTTATGTACTACTATACACCTCCTTCCTCCCTCCTTTAATGTACCACCATGAATACATAGAACTGCAGCATTCAAAACGAAGTGAGCTCGCATTCGAAAATGCACCTCACTATACAGCTATGGCCAAATTGTGCACAATTGAATCCGTTACAATTGCAACGTTTACTTGCACCAGCCACATGTGTGCCCGTGCACAATGTCGGTGACGCATATGTTGCCGGTGGGGTAATTggtaattgtgtgtgtgtatagctTGCAAAACTATTCCGTAACCAAACAGGGCCACTGATTTCCGCCAAGAAGTtaggatgttgttgttgttgtgtgcatgtgtatatTATGGTGTGATAGTAACTGGATTCTCGAGCTTATATCTTACATGGTTGTCGGCTATTGCAATATCATTTTTAGGCTAGCTTTAGGGAGCTTGAATGGAGAGTTGTACATATTT
Coding sequences within:
- the LOC120902669 gene encoding dual oxidase maturation factor 1 — protein: MKGWFDAFRDDGAPTLYSFSNRTPVTGDVSIVAVCVMFATVYLAFLVIFPGVRKQKFTTFTTVTLSLFVGLVILVSRLGSGWHVAQSTIVAPYRAFSREKLPARIGAHIGLMHINITLTALPLGNWTPPDIDFNERFSWNQANDMGNSYRDALQRGLPYPILTVAEYFSLGQEGFAWGGQYRAAGYYASILLWASFAAWLLMNLLLVAVPRYGAYTMTLTGALLIGASIGYSSMLPKRPLTIVIEGARIDFHLGWCFYLVLIAGVLCFAIGLVISIIDLVWPHRFSTILEVYYDTPYDRHVILEESHDVRYRKRNSKGLEEPPGLGSRILRRLSSKTRDQHTDKMGIENRGFQHDVPKSPWRYPFRRAQQTPPQGIQRTISQDSTSSIASAAAMSQSLHKVALSRMLPKPPLERTREISNW